From the Colletotrichum lupini chromosome 1, complete sequence genome, the window ACCTCGCTCGTAACTTTGCGAGTTTTGAAAGGCACTTAACTTACCCCAATGAGCATACGCTTATCTCCAGGTACAATCATCTCGAAGCGATCGTTTATGATACCGTACTCGAAGTACCCTAGTCGGGCAATTGGATTCGTCTTGGAGACATCAATCCTCCCATCCGTCAAGACGCTGTCATCAATATGAACGCCGACAACTTTGCCGAAAATAACATCGACAGTTCCCATTGGCGGTTTCCCGGGAAGGCGCACTGTCTGCATATACTCGCACTCGAAGCGGACAGGCGAATCGGCTACCATGGGTACGGACGTTTTCAGACTCTTTGACCAAGTCTTCTTTAGGCCAGCTCTCTCAAACTCGTCCTCGTTGGGGCCGATGGCTTCCGCCGAGATGTTGACGCTCTCCCGGAGGGGGTACGTTGCGAGCTGCCAGCAGAAGCTTCCGGTACGCTCAATGTTATTGACGGTATCTTTTCGGTCTTCAGCGTATGTTTGGTTCGCGCTGAACATGACCATGGGCGGGTCAAAGCTGACGTTTGTGAACTGGCTGTAGGGGGCTAGGTTGTGCTCGCCTTCGGGTGAGACGGATGAGATCCATCCAATCGCACGAGGTACTACGCATGCCTAGACACGTATGTTCAGCGGGAAAGTCGATAGCGTCTTTTGGGATGCGATTGGCAACTCACTTTAAATGGATCATATGGTAAACCGTGATCATCAACACCGGGCTGGTAAAACATTGTAAACTAGGTTGTGAAAGTCGAAAAAATGCTCAATGAACTCTAAGCGTGAAAGGTTACCCGAAGATCGAAAGTTCAGTGAGTCTATGTAGTTTACCTCTTGGCAATTTATAACCAAAGTCAGGTTGAAGTCCGAATTTCCCTTGGTCAGTGAAGCCAACTGATGAAGTGAGGGGTCTATTGAACTCCCGCCGTCGTCCGACACTCGGAACCGTTTGACGTCACTGGGTCGGAGTATTCGGCGCTTCAGTAGCTGCGCTTTCGGACAGTTCGGGCCCAATTTCACATGCCCACTTGCCGATTTGCCGTAATACCTGACTGAGAACCAAACAACTGTCCACCGTAAAGACGAAGTGAACCCTTGAAATATCTTGTTTGTAGACTTTCATCATTTTTCCTGGCTCTTATTCCATCATGATCGCTGGCCTGTGCACAGCTTCCAACGGCGTGAATGCCGACTCAAGTAAAGTATTCAACACACAGCACCAGGGACCACGGAACAATCCCCAGCAAGCAGTTTCACATGACCTAAGGCGTGGTGCCATCGAACATCGTAAACCTGGTAGTACATCAAGTCTCGTGGAGGTAGGTAAAATCAAGACTGATTTATAGTGGTATCTTAAGTGAGCGCTACTGAGTTCAAAGAGTCGGGCGACATTTGACGGGATAGTAGATATACCCTGCAAGCCCTCATCGGCAACAACTCGTCCTCTTAACCATCTAGGCCACCCAAGCTTGAGGATCGACGGCTCTAGGCTTCGGAGTAGCTTGTGCCGTAGCGGCGGGCGACGACACGGAGCTGGTGGACCCGCCGGAGGTGGTGTCGACGATACAGTCGCCCTTGGCCCCGGCTTCGACCTTTGTGCACTCGTCGTTTGTAAATCTGGAGGGCACCTTGACGCACAAGCCTGCGCTCTCAATCTCTCCGCCCTTGGAGGTACACAGGCTTGAGATACCTTCCAGGCTTACGTCAAAATTGCTTGCACTCGCGCAACGGCAACGGAAGATCTCTTGGGAGACTGCTGCACTGTAAGTCGATTAATATGTGCGTTTTTTTCAAAATACAGAGCGAGTGTACTTGCCCCAAGAAGGCCACGGTCATTGTAAGGACGGATGGCTTCATATTGAACGCTCGAATCGATTGTTGAAAGATGAAGATGCAAATCGAATGC encodes:
- a CDS encoding flavoprotein oxygenase gives rise to the protein MFYQPGVDDHGLPYDPFKACVVPRAIGWISSVSPEGEHNLAPYSQFTNVSFDPPMVMFSANQTYAEDRKDTVNNIERTGSFCWQLATYPLRESVNISAEAIGPNEDEFERAGLKKTWSKSLKTSVPMVADSPVRFECEYMQTVRLPGKPPMGTVDVIFGKVVGVHIDDSVLTDGRIDVSKTNPIARLGYFEYGIINDRFEMIVPGDKRMLIGLEGNASNHTKDNLKGASGADAST